A genomic segment from Zerene cesonia ecotype Mississippi chromosome 7, Zerene_cesonia_1.1, whole genome shotgun sequence encodes:
- the LOC119840782 gene encoding UBA-like domain-containing protein 2: MDSLREQVMINQFVLAAGCAREQAKQLLQAAHWQFETALSIFFQEVAIPSANGIAAQHYPQQLMTPCNTPATPPNFPDALAAFSRLSTTGSPSNAGGGGVSGMAPPVSPLATHPPAQMQINTFTSSSNQQTNYAPLSCSTAVCREHMPR; the protein is encoded by the exons atgGATTCATTGCGTGAGCAAGTTATGATTAATCAATTTGTGTTAGCGGCTGGTTGTGCTAGAGAACAAGCGAAACAGCTTTTGCAGGCTGCTCACTGGCAGTTTGAG aCAGCACTATCAATATTCTTCCAAGAAGTGGCCATCCCTTCAGCAAATGGCATTGCTGCACAACACTATCCTCAG CAATTGATGACGCCTTGTAATACACCAGCGACACCACCTAACTTCCCCGATGCACTCGCAGCATTCTCAAGGCTCTCAACGACGGGCAGTCCTAGTAACGCGGGGGGCGGCGGCGTCAGTGGTATGGCGCCGCCGGTGTCACCTCTCGCCACGCATCCCCCCGCACAAATGCAAATCAACACATTCACCTCTTCTTCAAATCAGCAGACTAATTACGCACCACTCTCTTGCTCAACCGCA gtGTGCAGAGAACATATGccaagataa
- the LOC119828296 gene encoding RNA exonuclease 5, which translates to MNSHSISEEPLKKRRRKEIKEDKHNTNNINSNGHEKNLISRRKHIPKFRLKMNGNAAALSTVENERVPLVLTDIQHLLLHSLLGNLNLSQPPRWYVIDKCNHVSQTTCLIFEGISIKHWEQHKEKMININKICEDFVEILTPSVYKGSLVKELALVPLSETEKEAIIQKYGSMNLALDIRKDLMVMMKAVFPINDSFSEINYKESKDQFPRTQLILSTWQLIEENYPVPLKGKLKNIYSDYVLSKDEYKSVTPDSPMFGLDCEMCITNVGSELTRVSVVNEKHEVVYESLVKPYNNITDYLTRYSGITKSKLENVTKRLEDVQKDLQELLPPDAILVGQSLNLDLHALKMMHPYVIDTSLIYNFTGERTRKPKLKTLAKEFLNEDIQSNKNGHCSVEDSLASLKLVQLKLSKNIEFGDAVHTNRQTYKENVIKMTTKPEYALSIFNHIIEQRKTSLVVGCDNITGDYHTYLTQAKDSLSAQFKKGKPKKVKLNTVDTVEDVISTVSEAVNDYNFVMAHLKIDHDAEFNDMSNIDKWVETIWNSLKQSALFVIVFGGTATDNGVAMVKVKNKQS; encoded by the exons ATGAACTCCCATTCGATTTCCGAAGAACCTCTAAAAAAAAGGAGAcgtaaagaaattaaagaag ATAAAcacaatacaaacaatataaattccaATGGACATGAGAAGAATTTGATAAGTCGAAGAAAACATATTCCtaaatttagattaaaaatgaATGGAAATGCTGCTGCTTTATCAACAGTAGAAAATGAGAGAGTACCTCTTGTTTTAACAGATATACAACATTTACTTCTACATTCTTTGTTGGGAAATCTCAATTTATCACAACCACCCAGATGGTATGTCATAGATAAATGTAATCATGTAAGTCAAACTACTTGCTTAATTTTTGAAGGAATTTCTATTAAGCACTGGGAACAACACAAAGAAaagatgataaatattaataaaatatgtgaagATTTCGTGGAAATATTAACACCATCAGTTTATAAAGGTTCTTTGGTAAAAGAACTTGCATTGGTACCACTATCTGAAACAGAAAAAGAGGCAATCATTCAAAAATATGGAAGTATGAATTTAGCACTTGATATCAGGAAAGACCTTATGGTTATGATGAAGGCGGTGTTCCCAATCAATGATTCATTtagtgaaattaattataaagagtCTAAAGATCAATTTCCTAGAACACAACTAATTTTATCAACATGGCAACTCATAGAAGAAAATTATCCAGTACCTCTAAAgggaaaactaaaaaatatttattcagacTATGTGCTATCTAAAGATGAATATAAATCTGTAACACCAGACTCACCCATGTTCGGTCTAGATTGTGAAATGTGTATAACAAATGTGGGCTCTGAACTGACTCGAGTCTCTGTTGTTAATGAAAAACATGAAGTTGTATATGAGTCGTTAGTGAAAccttacaataatataacagatTATTTGACTAGGTATTCAGGTATTACCAAATCAAAATTAGAAAATGTCACTAAAAGATTAGAAGATGTTCAAAAGGATTTACAAGAGTTACTACCTCCTGATGCCATTTTAGTTGGCCAATCACTTAATCTTGATTTACATGCTTTAAAAATGATGCATCCCTATGTCATTGATACAagtcttatatataactttactGGAGAGAGAACACGaaaaccaaaattaaaaactctagctaaagagtttttaaatgaagacattcaatctaataaaaatggcCATTGTTCCGTTGAAGATTCTTTAGCTTCACTTAAACTAGTTCAGTTAAAGctaagtaaaaatatagaatttggTGATGCAGTGCATACTAATAGACAGacatataaagaaaatgttattaaaatgacaACTAAACCTGAATATGCTTTATCAATATTCAATCACATTATTGAGCAAAGAAAAACATCATTAGTGGTAGGTTGTGACAATATTACTGGAGACTATCATACCTACTTAACTCAAGCAAAAGACAGTCTAAGTGCTCAATTTAAAAAGGGCAAACCAAAGAAGGTAAAGTTAAATACAGTTGACACAGTTGAAGATGTTATATCAACTGTCAGTGAAGCtgtaaatgattataattttgttatggctcatttaaaaatagatcaTGATGCTGAATTTAATGATATGtctaatattgataaatggGTTGAAACTATTTGGAATAGTCTTAAACAGTCTGCGctgtttgttattgtatttggtGGTACTGCTACTGACAATGGAGTAGCAAtggttaaagttaaaaataagcaatcatag
- the LOC119840849 gene encoding uncharacterized protein LOC119840849, translating to MGCTSSAPNMADIQTNATEETKYQKGNEIDNTKTKTNVDTKLEGQNNIEALPSCDTFTEHIQLAINNNSTKINYDMEGEVKDEKVQEFNIQENQIGQENKITTFKEVADIVIVNKILQDTHIEDITELPSKRESVDEIISPETETEKIDEPCNLEIVTSPPEEIEITEEDNKPNEHVSPSQSECSRSTRWEALADIAAELPPSLAVDPVTGQIYTLSK from the exons AAGAAACAAAATACCAAAAGGGTAATGAAATTGACAACACGAAAACGAAGACCAATGTTGATACAAAGTTAGAAggtcaaaataatattgaagcgCTTCCTTCGTGTGATACTTTTACGGAACATATACAATTagctattaataataattctactaaaattaattatgatatggAAGGAGAAGTCAAAG ATGAAAAGGTTcaagaatttaatattcaagaaAATCAAATTGGacaggaaaataaaataacaacatttaaagAGGTGGCAGACATAGTAATAGTCAATAAAATACTTCAAGATACACACATTGAGGATATTACTGAGCTTCCAAGCAAAAGGGAAAGTGTTGATGAAATAATATCGCCCGAAACCGAAACCGAAAAGATTGATGAGCCTTGCAATCTAGAAATTGTGACAAGTCCACCAGAAGAAATAGAAATTAC gGAAGAGGATAACAAACCTAACGAACACGTAAGTCCAAGTCAGTCGGAATGTAGTCGATCGACTCGATGGGAGGCTTTAGCTGACATTGCCGCGGAACTACCGCCGTCTCTTGCAGTTGATCCAGTCACGGGTCAGATTTATActctttctaaataa